AGGCTGCCCGCAGGGCGAAGAGCCGGGATGCCGAAGAGAACCTCCCCTGGAACCGGAGGCGTCATCGAACGAGGTAGCTCTCGACTGCGCCTATGCCTCGCAGCTCCAGGGCGCAACGGCGCTCTAGCGTCCATTGACTGCGCAGCGCGCGCTTCGTCGCCTCGGAGATCTGTATGCAATCGGCCACCCCCTGGGATTCGAGCCGGCTCGCTATGTTCACCGTTTCTCCCCACACGTCGTAGACGAACCGGAGCCGCCCGATCAGTCCGGCTACGACAGGCCCCGTATGGATTCCGATCCGAACCCGAAAACGGTCGGGCCCGGCTTCCGTGTCCTGCAAGGATCGAAGCATGGACTTTCCGAGGGCCACGACCCGGTCGGCATGATCCGGCGCAGGCTCCGGAATCCCGCAGGCGGCCATATAGGCGTCTCCTATGGTCTTGATCTTCTCGACACGGTGCTGCTCCGTAAGCAGATCGAACCTCCTGAACATTCCGTCCAGGCGCCTGACCAGATCGGACGCAGTCGATCTTGCTGCAATGGGCGAAAAGCCGACGATGTCGGCAAATAGAATGGAGACCTCTTCGAAGCGGTCGGCGATGATCTCTTCGCCATCCTGCAGCCGCGCGACGATCTGGTCGGGCAGAATCGCGCGAATGAGGGAATCCGCCCGCAGCTTTTCCGCTTTTATCTCCTGGAGGTAGCGATGCTCCCGGTCGAGCCAGCGCTTCTTCTCGAGCGTGGAGTTGATCCGCGCGCGCAGAAGTATCGGATTGAAAGGCTTCGTCAGATAATCGTCGGCGCCGGCCTCGATGCAGCGGGCTACCGCCGTGACATCACTCAAGCCCGAGATCATGATGACCGGGACGTGCTTCCATCGCTCCTCGGACTTCAATCGCGACAGCATCTCGATGCCGTTCATGTCCGGCATCAGAATGTCGAGCAGGATGAGGTCGAACTCGCCCTCCGCCAATTTCGCCAGCGCGGACAGTCCGGATTCGGCGGTGACCACGCGGTGACCTTCGCGCCGCAGCCGCCGGGACAGAAGATCACGATTGCTGGCCACGTCGTCGACGACAAGGATCCTGCCCCCCTGCTCCGGCCATGCAATCTCTTGTGCCTTGAACAGAAGTCGCTCGAGCCCTGCCGCGTCGATTTCGGCGCGTTCCCCCGGTTGAAGCATCTCGACCGTTTCCCCGCGCGAAAGACTGGCGATGGCGTCGACCTGCCTCAGGAGCTCAGCCGCCGCCGACAGTATCACATGGAGGTCTTCCTTCAGCGCATGCTCCGGCGCATCGCCTGCCTCTTCGAGGATCATTTCGGAATAGCCAATTATGGCGTTGAGCGGTGTGCGCAGGTCGTGGCGGAGTCTTGCCTCCGCCTCTGCTTCCTCCAGGGCGCAGGCCCTGCCCTCGAGAAGGCGATCGATAAAGCCGTTCAGTTGCCTTGCTGCAGCACCGATCCGGTCGAGATCGCTCTTAATGTGGATCAAACCGAGATCCCGCGCCTGCTCGATCAGCAGTTCCTGGAAACCCAGGATTGCCCGCGCCGGACCGGCCAATCGCTGGGCCACGTGAGCGGCGATCGCCTGGTGCTGGAAGTCGTTGCCGGTGGTCATCTTCCCACCTATACCGCGAGCAGCCGCTCGATCTTGCGAACGAGTTGGGGCAAGTCGACCGGCTTGCTGTCGTAATCGTCGCAGCCGGCTTCAAGCGCCATCTCCCGGTCGCTCGCCATTGCATGCGCCGTCAGGGCGATGACCGGTATTCCGGATGTCAGCGGATTGGCCTTGATCCGTCGTGTCGCTTCCCAGCCATCCATCACCGGCAGGCTCATATCCATGAGGATCAGGTCCGGCTTTTCGGATGCGGCAAGTTCGACGCCGGCCTTTCCGTTTTCAGCAATCAGCACGTCGAAGCCCCGGCGAGACAACCGCCGGGAAAGCATGTCGCGGTTCATTTCATTGTCTTCCACCAGAAGGATTCTCGTCATTTGCGGCTCTCCTCCTGCATATGTTCAGCCGTCCGCGAGGGCTTTGCCGACCGAAGCGCCCGTTCCGATCTGACGTTCGAGTGCCGCGACCAGCTGGGAGCGGCTGTTTGCGCCTTTGTTCACGACAGCGACGGCGCGGTCGCGCAACCATTTCAGCTCGTTTGCGGAGAGGTCCTTCGACGTGACCACCACCACCGGAATGTTCTGCAGCTCCGGAATCCTCTGCATTTCGCTGAGCGTCTGGAACCCATCCATTTCCGGCATCAGTAGGTCGAGCAGGACGAGACGCGGCAGAATCCGCTTCATCATTTCCAGTCCGCGGATGCCGTCGCCCGCTTCGTGTACGGTCCACTTTCTCTTGACCAGAATGCGCCTGAGAAACTCGCGGGAGGCCTGGTCGTCGTCGACGACCAGAACGTCGTGCTTGCCGCCCCCGAATGACTCGATCGTCCGGACCAGCTTGTCGGTATCGATCGGCTTCGTCAGATATTCGACCGCGCCGAGCGAAAGACCCAGTTCGCGGTCCGCCAGGATCGTCGCCAGTATCACCGGGATCGTGCATAATTCGGGATCGTTCTTCAAAGCGCGCAGGACCGACCAGCCGTCCTGATGCGGCATGATGATATCGAGGATGATCGCGTCTGGCCGATGCTTGCGTGCGGCAGACAATCCTTCCTGTCCGTTCGATGCCTCGATCGAAGCGAGGCCCGCTTCCGCCAGTGCCTTTGCGATAAGGCTGCGGGCAGCCGGCTCGTCGTCGATGATGAGTGCGGTGCGGCCCGACCCGACCTGCGGTACGGGTTCGGCCGGCGGTCCGTCGGTCTCTCTCTCGCACTGCGCCGGCACCTCCATGGTGAACATGGAACCCTTGCCGAATTCGCTTTCGACGGTAACGACGCCGCCGATCATGCGGCAGAAGCTGCGCGTGATGCTCAAGCCCAGGCCCGTGCCGCCGTAGTTTCGGGTGGTGGAGGCATCGGCCTGGGTGAAGGCATTGAAAAGCCGCTCCTGCTGCTCCGGTGACATGCCGATGCCGGTGTCGGAGACCTTGAACACAAGCCAGTCGCGGTCCGATCTTTGCTCGCGCCGGACCCTCAAGGTCACCCGCCCGCCATTCGTGAA
The genomic region above belongs to Sinorhizobium meliloti and contains:
- a CDS encoding adenylate/guanylate cyclase domain-containing protein, whose product is MTTGNDFQHQAIAAHVAQRLAGPARAILGFQELLIEQARDLGLIHIKSDLDRIGAAARQLNGFIDRLLEGRACALEEAEAEARLRHDLRTPLNAIIGYSEMILEEAGDAPEHALKEDLHVILSAAAELLRQVDAIASLSRGETVEMLQPGERAEIDAAGLERLLFKAQEIAWPEQGGRILVVDDVASNRDLLSRRLRREGHRVVTAESGLSALAKLAEGEFDLILLDILMPDMNGIEMLSRLKSEERWKHVPVIMISGLSDVTAVARCIEAGADDYLTKPFNPILLRARINSTLEKKRWLDREHRYLQEIKAEKLRADSLIRAILPDQIVARLQDGEEIIADRFEEVSILFADIVGFSPIAARSTASDLVRRLDGMFRRFDLLTEQHRVEKIKTIGDAYMAACGIPEPAPDHADRVVALGKSMLRSLQDTEAGPDRFRVRIGIHTGPVVAGLIGRLRFVYDVWGETVNIASRLESQGVADCIQISEATKRALRSQWTLERRCALELRGIGAVESYLVR
- a CDS encoding response regulator; translation: MTRILLVEDNEMNRDMLSRRLSRRGFDVLIAENGKAGVELAASEKPDLILMDMSLPVMDGWEATRRIKANPLTSGIPVIALTAHAMASDREMALEAGCDDYDSKPVDLPQLVRKIERLLAV